The Miscanthus floridulus cultivar M001 chromosome 7, ASM1932011v1, whole genome shotgun sequence genome includes a region encoding these proteins:
- the LOC136466553 gene encoding peptidyl-prolyl cis-trans isomerase FKBP18, chloroplastic-like isoform X2 produces the protein MASSALPYRTFHRRALPSSAPSHPSRETFALGCLPGAFSRRRAAVQLLSARFLTSVAPPPPSLAARRGRIVVPPEDYATAPDGLKYYDLIEGKGPIAEKGSTVQVHFDCIYRGITAVSSRESKLLAGNRSIAQPYEFTVGSLPGKERKRDFADNANGLYSAQAAPKPPAAMYTITEGMKVGERRVIVPPELGYGKRGMGEIPPDAPFELDIELLKVISPAEK, from the exons ATGGCTTCCTCTGCCCTGCCTTATAGAACCTTCCACCGCCGCGCGCTCCCCTCGTCTGCCCCGTCTCATCCTTCGAGGGAGACCTTCGCCCTCGGCTGCCTCCCCGGCGCCTTCTCCCGGCGGCGAGCGGCCGTGCAGCTCCTCTCCGCCAGATTCTTGACGTCcgtcgcgccgccaccgccgtcacTCGCCGCGAGGAGGGGACGCATTGTAGTGCCGCCGGAGGACTACGCCACTGCAC CTGATGGTCTGAAGTACTATGATCTTATTGAAGGGAAGGGGCCAATTGCTGAAAAGGGCTCAACTGTGCAG GTTCATTTCGACTGCATATACCGTGGCATCACCGCAGTGTCAAGCCGTGAATCCAAGCTCCTAGCAGGGAACCGGAGTATCGCCCAG CCTTATGAGTTCACTGTTGGGTCGCTGCCTGGGAAAGAACGAAAACGGGACTTTGCAGACAATGCCAATGGGCTATACTCAGCGCAAGCGGCACCAAAGCCTCCAGCTGCCATGTACACGATAACTGAGGGGATGAAAGTAGGGGAAAG GAGAGTAATTGTCCCTCCAGAGCTGGGATATGGGAAAAGGGGAATGGGTGAGATACCG CCTGATGCCCCCTTTGAACTGGATATAGAGCTACTGAAAGTCATTTCTCCTGCCGAAAAATGA
- the LOC136466553 gene encoding peptidyl-prolyl cis-trans isomerase FKBP18, chloroplastic-like isoform X1 has protein sequence MASSALPYRTFHRRALPSSAPSHPSRETFALGCLPGAFSRRRAAVQLLSARFLTSVAPPPPSLAARRGRIVVPPEDYATAPDGLKYYDLIEGKGPIAEKGSTVQVHFDCIYRGITAVSSRESKLLAGNRSIAQPYEFTVGSLPGKERKRDFADNANGLYSAQAAPKPPAAMYTITEGMKVGERGE, from the exons ATGGCTTCCTCTGCCCTGCCTTATAGAACCTTCCACCGCCGCGCGCTCCCCTCGTCTGCCCCGTCTCATCCTTCGAGGGAGACCTTCGCCCTCGGCTGCCTCCCCGGCGCCTTCTCCCGGCGGCGAGCGGCCGTGCAGCTCCTCTCCGCCAGATTCTTGACGTCcgtcgcgccgccaccgccgtcacTCGCCGCGAGGAGGGGACGCATTGTAGTGCCGCCGGAGGACTACGCCACTGCAC CTGATGGTCTGAAGTACTATGATCTTATTGAAGGGAAGGGGCCAATTGCTGAAAAGGGCTCAACTGTGCAG GTTCATTTCGACTGCATATACCGTGGCATCACCGCAGTGTCAAGCCGTGAATCCAAGCTCCTAGCAGGGAACCGGAGTATCGCCCAG CCTTATGAGTTCACTGTTGGGTCGCTGCCTGGGAAAGAACGAAAACGGGACTTTGCAGACAATGCCAATGGGCTATACTCAGCGCAAGCGGCACCAAAGCCTCCAGCTGCCATGTACACGATAACTGAGGGGATGAAAGTAGGGGAAAG AGGAGAGTAA
- the LOC136466548 gene encoding autophagy protein 5-like has protein sequence MAAPHDEAAAWSEEAALRVWAGAVPLQVHLHDADVTALPPPPPFLTLGPRIGYLPLLIPVIKAHFSSALPPGVDTVWFEYKGLPLKWYVPIGVLFDLLCADPERPWNLIVHFRGYPSEILSPCEGEDSVKWSYMNSLKEATFIITGNSKSVMNMSHADQVALWESVMKGNVDGYKNISTRLKLGPFEDDGLVRTASAERQRQQNSDEPESPGSSKPCRVPVRLYVRNVQEDLEYIEDAVPVSDWEGVSYINRPFEIRKVEGRSYITLEHALQTLLPEFFSSKPAGALDSAADSSDTTNSSRSSQEAEQALASPREAGAAKKARVKLVRVQGIELDMDIPFLWVASNLKNPEYYLHICVYVGTRKQ, from the exons ATGGCTGCCCCACACGACGAGGCCGCGGCGTGGTCCGAGGAGGCGGCGCTCCGGGTCTGGGCCGGCGCCGTGCCGCTCCAGGTCCACCTCCACGACGCCGACGTCACCGCactgcccccgccgccgcccttcCTG ACTTTGGGGCCAAGAATTGGGTACTTGCCCCTCTTGATACCTGTTATAAAGGCTCATTTCAGCAGTGCGCTCCCACCTGGTGTTGACACTGTTTGGTTTGAATATAAAGGGCTGCCTTTAAAATG GTATGTGCCAATTGGTGTTCTTTTTGACCTTCTATGCGCAGATCCAGAAAGACCATGGAATCTAATA GTCCATTTTAGGGGATATCCCTCAGAAATCTTGTCACCATGCGAGGGTGAAGATAGCGTGAAGTGGAGCTACATGAATTCCCTGAAAGAG GCCACCTTCATCATTACTGGGAACAGTAAGAGTGTGATGAATATGTCACATGCTGATCAAGTCGCTCTGTGGGAATCTGTAATGAAAG GTAATGTAGATGGGTATAAAAATATCTCCACCAGGCTTAAGCTTGGACCATTCGAAGATGATGGGTTAGTACGAACAGCCTCCGCGGAGCGGCAACGTCAACAAAATTCTGATGAACCTGAATCTCCTGGATCTAGCAAACCGT GCAGGGTCCCTGTTCGATTATATGTACGCAATGTTCAAGAAGACCTTGAGTATATAGAAGATGCAGTACCTGTTAGTGACTGGGAAGGTGTGTCCTACATAAATCGGCCATTTGAGATTCGCAAGGTTGAAG GTAGAAGCTACATTACCCTGGAACATGCATTGCAAACATTGCTTCCAGAGTTCTTCAGCTCAAAGCCTGCGGGGGCACTGGACTCAGCTGCAGACAGTTCAGATACCACCAACTCTTCAAGAAGTTCTCAGGAGGCAGAACAAGCCCTGGCAAGTCCACGAGAGGCGGGTGCTGCCAAGAAAGCGAGGGTGAAGCTGGTTAGGGTGCAAGGCATCGAGCTGGACATGGACATCCCGTTCCTTTGGGTCGCCAGTAACCTGAAGAACCCTGAATACTACCTCCACATATGTGTATACGTCGGCACTAGAAAACAATAG
- the LOC136466543 gene encoding glutamate receptor 3.1-like, which produces MKIAFLMLLVLSLFLVPDGIHKSLAARPSVVSIGSILRLNSTTGGVSDVAIHAAVDDINSDPTVLNGTTLRVDTRDTNCDDGFLGMVQALQFMETDVIAIIGPQCSPIAHIISYVANELQVPLMSFASDATLSSIQFPYFMRTMPSDLYQMAAVAAVIDYYQWKIVTAIYVDDDYGRNGIAALDDELTARRCKISYKAGFRSNAKKSELLNLLVTVSNMESRVIILHTGSEPGLKLLSIANSLNMMGNGYVWIATDWLSAYLDANSLVPAETINGMQGVLTVRPHTPKSKMKSNLVSRWSSLSKKYNHSDLRISAYGFYVYDSVWTVARALDAFFDDGGRISFTNDSRLRDETGGALHLEAMSIFDMGNKLLDKIRNVNFTGVSGQVQFNAQFELIHPAYDIISIIGNGMRTIGFWSNYTRLLSTVLPEDLYSKPPNTSLANQQLYDVIWPGETAQKPRGWAFPSNAKELKIGVPNRFSFKEFVSQDNATGSMKGYCIDVFTQALSLLPYPVTYRFIPFGNGTKNPNYDELVQMVVDNGFDAAVGDIVITMSRTKTIDFTQPFIESGLVILAPIKKHITSSWAFLQPFTLGMWFVTGLCFLVVGVVIWILEHRINDEFRGSPRQQIITIVWFSFSTLFFAHRENTMSTLGRGVLIIWLFVVLIIQSSYTASLTSILTVQQLDTSIRGIDDLKDSDYPIGFQVGSFAEEYMVKELNISRSRLKALGSPEEYAENLKLGPKKGGVMAIVDERPYVELFLSTYCKIAVAGSDFTSTGWGFAYPRDSPLQVDLSTAILTLSENGELQRIHDKWLKTGDCSTDNTEFVDSNQLRLESFMGLFLICGAACVLALLIYFGITLRQYLRHEQPGSAISVDAGSSTSKRSLRKFISFVDDKQPPPKKKRTMSLSRSSMPTTPMSNRPGTDIDIES; this is translated from the exons ATGAAGATAGCTTTTCTCATGTTGTTGGTTCTCTCCCTGTTTCTCGTCCCTGATGGGATCCACAAAAGCTTAGCTGCAAGGCCTTCAGTTGTGAGTATTGGGTCTATTCTTCGGTTGAACTCCACCACTGGAGGTGTTTCAGATGTTGCCATCCATGCAGCAGTGGATGATATCAACTCAGATCCAACAGTTCTAAATGGAACAACGTTACGAGTTGACACGAGAGATAcaaattgtgatgatggtttccTTGGCATGGTTCAAG CTTTGCAGTTCATGGAGACTGATGTTATTGCAATCATTGGGCCACAATGCTCTCCTATTGCACATATCATTTCGTATGTCGCAAATGAGCTTCAAGTTCCTTTGATGTCCTTTGCATCGGATGCAACTCTATCATCAATCCAGTTCCCGTACTTCATGCGAACTATGCCCAGCGATCTCTACCAAATGGCAGCTGTGGCGGCAGTTATTGATTACTACCAATGGAAGATAGTGACTGCCATATACGTTGATGATGATTATGGTCGAAACGGCATTGCTGCTTTGGATGATGAACTTACTGCAAGGCGCTGCAAAATTTCATACAAGGCCGGGTTCCGTTCCAATGCTAAAAAAAGTGAGCTTCTAAATCTATTGGTTACTGTTAGTAATATGGAGTCTCGTGTTATTATCCTCCATACTGGTTCGGAACCCGGACTCAAGCTTTTGTCAATTGCTAATTCACTAAACATGATGGGCAACGGCTATGTATGGATTGCAACTGATTGGCTTTCTGCTTATCTTGATGCTAATTCATTGGTCCCTGCTGAAACTATAAATGGCATGCAAGGTGTTCTGACTGTACGTCCACACACCCCAAAGTCAAAGATGAAGAGTAATCTGGTGTCCAGGTGGAGCAGCTTAAGCAAGAAATACAACCACAGTGATCTTCGCATCAGTGCTTATGGTTTTTATGTTTATGATAGTGTGTGGACTGTAGCTCGGGCTTTGGATGCCTTCTTTGATGATGGTGGGAGGATTTCCTTTACAAATGACTCAAGGTTGCGTGATGAAACTGGGGGAGCTCTTCACCTTGAAGCCATGAGTATTTTTGACATGGGAAACAAATTACTGGATAAGATTAGAAATGTGAACTTCACTGGGGTGTCTGGCCAAGTGCAGTTTAATGCTCAGTTTGAACTCATTCATCCTGCCTATGATATCATAAGCATTATTGGGAATGGCATGCGGACCATTGGTTTTTGGTCAAACTATACAAGATTGCTATCGACTGTACTTCCAGAGGACCTATATTCAAAGCCACCTAATACTTCGCTTGCCAATCAACAACTCTATGATGTCATTTGGCCTGGAGAGACTGCACAGAAGCCTCGAGGCTGGGCCTTTCCTTCCAATGCCAAGGAGTTGAAAATTGGCGTCCCTAACAGATTTAGCTTTAAAGAGTTTGTTAGCCAAGATAATGCTACTGGGTCAATGAAGGGCTATTGCATCGATGTCTTCACTCAAGCATTGTCATTGCTTCCTTATCCAGTTACATACAGGTTTATACCTTTCGGCAATGGTACTAAAAATCCTAATTATGATGAACTTGTACAGATGGTAGTGGACAAT GGTTTTGATGCAGCAGTAGGGGATATTGTAATTACAATGAGCCGAACTAAAACTATTGATTTCACCCAGCCCTTTATTGAGTCAGGCCTGGTTATCTTGGCTCCAATCAAAAAACATATAACAAGTTCTTGGGCATTCTTACAGCCATTTACATTGGGGATGTGGTTTGTTACAGGATTGTGTTTTCTTGTTGTGGGTGTGGTTATTTGGATTCTTGAGCATCGAATAAATGATGAATTTCGTGGCTCGCCGCGGCAACAAATAATAACTATTGTTTG GTTCAGCTTTTCGACTTTATTTTTTGCACATA GAGAAAACACTATGAGTACTTTAGGACGTGGTGTTCTGATCATATGGCTATTTGTTGTATTGATCATTCAATCAAGCTATACTGCAAGTCTTACTTCCATCCTAACCGTGCAACAACTTGATACTTCTATAAGAGGAATTGATGACCTGAAAGATAGTGATTATCCTATTGGTTTCCAAGTTGGTTCTTTTGCCGAAGAATACATGGTCAAGGAACTGAACATCTCACGGTCGAGGTTAAAAGCTCTTGGTTCTCCTGAAGAATACGCTGAAAACCTCAAGTTAGGCCCTAAGAAAGGAGGTGTTATGGCCATTGTTGATGAGCGCCCCTATGTTGAGCTGTTTTTGTCAACTTACTGCAAGATTGCTGTTGCTGGCTCAGATTTCACCAGTACAGGATGGGGCTTT GCATATCCAAGGGATTCCCCTCTGCAAGTAGACCTGTCCACCGCAATCCTAACACTGTCGGAGAATGGGGAACTACAGCGGATCCATGACAAGTGGCTCAAGACAGGCGATTGCTCAACTGACAACACTGAGTTTGTGGACTCGAACCAGCTCCGCCTTGAGAGCTTCATGGGCCTCTTCCTCATTTGTGGCGCAGCATGTGTCCTCGCCCTGCTCATTTACTTTGGCATCACGCTACGCCAGTACCTGAGACATGAACAGCCGGGATCAGCAATCTCCGTGGATGCAGGGTCATCGACATCGAAGCGCAgcctcagaaaattcatttcatTCGTCGATGACAAGCAGCCGCCACCAAAGAAAAAGCGGACCATGAGCCTCTCTAGAAGTTCAATGCCAACAACGCCAATGAGTAACCGTCCTGGTACTGATATTGATATAGAAAGCTAG